In one Arachis duranensis cultivar V14167 chromosome 9, aradu.V14167.gnm2.J7QH, whole genome shotgun sequence genomic region, the following are encoded:
- the LOC107465145 gene encoding alkaline/neutral invertase A, mitochondrial, whose protein sequence is MNTIAIIRNSATKSSRRVLIGSSTTSSSFASPHRKCHRTLLTTANHFRIGSAKNFLYLPFSSLFHFRINSRQLGLVIKPDEDFSSIARVAYSFSVRNFSTSVENRVNNTNFERIYVQGGVNLKPHVVERVDEEEKSVPTIEKNSEGFVSVSVVEKAKVEDSEAEREAWRLLKGAVVSYCGNPVGTVAANDPGDKTPLNYDQVFIRDFVPSALAFLLGGESEIVKNFLLHTLQLQSWEKTVDCYSPGQGLMPASFKVRTVALDGDNLEEVLDPDFGESAIGRVAPVDSGLWWIILLRAYGKLTGDYSLQERVDVQTGLKMILNLCLTDGFDMFPSLLVTDGSCMIDRRMGIHGHPLEIQALFYSALRCSREMLAANEGSSNLIRAINNRLSALSFHIREYYWVDMKKINEIYRYKTEEYSMDATNKFNIYPEQIPLWLMDWIPEEGGYLIGNLQPAHMDFRFFTLGNLWSIVSSLGTPRQNEAILNLIEAKWDDLGSHMPLKICYPALDNEEWRIITGSDPKNTPWSYHNGGSWPTLLWQFTLACIKMRRIELAKKAVALAEKRLPIDLWPEYYDTRTGKFIGKQSRLYQTWTISGFLTSKMLLKKPEMASMLFWEEDYELLEICVCALNKSGRRKCSRGAARSQILV, encoded by the exons ATGAACACAATTGCCATCATTCGCAATTCTGCTACCAAATCCTCTCGCAGGGTTCTCATTGGTTCTTCTACGACTTCATCTTCTTTCGCTTCCCCTCATCGAAAATGTCACCGCACTCTTCTCACCACTGCGAACCATTTCCGAATTGGTAGTGCCAAGAATTTTCTTTACTTACCGTTTTCGAGTCTTTTCCATTTCAGGATTAATTCAAGGCAATTAGGGTTAGTAATCAAACCAGATGAGGATTTTTCAAGCATTGCCAGAGTTGCATACTCATTCAGTGTTCGGAATTTCTCAACTTCAGTTGAAAACCGCGTAAATAACACCAATTTCGAGAGGATTTATGTGCAGGGTGGCGTGAATTTGAAGCCACATGTGGTGGAGAGAGTTGATGAGGAAGAGAAGAGTGTTCCCACCATAGAGAAGAATTCAGAGGGTTTTGTGAGTGTGAGTGTGGTGGAAAAGGCGAAAGTTGAGGACAGTGAAGCGGAGAGAGAAGCATGGAGGCTATTGAAGGGTGCTGTTGTGAGTTATTGTGGGAACCCTGTGGGGACTGTGGCTGCTAATGATCCTGGTGACAAGACGCCATTGAATTACGATCAGGTCTTCATTCGGGATTTCGTTCCTTCTGCTCTCGCTTTCTTGCTTGGAGGCGAAAGCGAGATTGTCAAGAACTTTCTCCTTCATACCTTGCAATTGCAG AGTTGGGAGAAAACAGTAGATTGCTACAGTCCAGGGCAGGGCTTGATGCCTGCTAGTTTCAAAGTTAGAACTGTAGCTCTTGATGGAGATAATCTTGAAGAAGTTTTAGACCCTGATTTCGGGGAATCAGCAATTGGTCGTGTTGCACCTGTAGATTCAG GACTGTGGTGGATCATCTTGTTGCGGGCTTATGGGAAGCTCACTGGTGACTATAGCTTGCAAGAAAGGGTGGATGTTCAGACTGGCTTAAAAATGATCCTTAACTTGTGTTTAACTGATGGTTTCGATATGTTTCCATCTCTCCTAGTCACTGATGGATCTTGTATGATAGACAGGCGGATGGGGATTCATGGCCACCCCCTTGAGATCCAA GCCTTATTTTACTCAGCTCTTCGCTGCTCCCGTGAGATGCTCGCCGCAAATGAGGGAAGCTCTAATCTGATTAGAGCCATTAACAATCGACTCAGCGCACTGTCATTCCACATTAGAGAATATTATTGGGTGGATATGAAAAAGATCAACGAAATATATAGGTACAAAACCGAAGAGTACTCCATGGATGCAACCAACAAGTTCAACATCTATCCAGAACAAATTCCATTGTGGTTAATGGATTGGATTCCAGAAGAAGGTGGATATCTGATTGGGAATCTGCAGCCAGCTCACATGGATTTCAGGTTTTTCACACTTGGAAATCTTTGGTCTATTGTTTCATCTTTGGGTACCCCTAGACAGAATGAAGCTATTTTGAATCTGATAGAAGCAAAGTGGGATGATCTTGGCAGTCATATGCCTCTTAAGATATGCTATCCTGCGTTGGATAATGAAGAGTGGCGGATAATAACTGGCAGTGACCCTAAGAACAC TCCTTGGTCATATCACAACGGTGGATCTTGGCCAACTCTTCTGTGGCAG TTCACTTTGGCATGCATCAAAATGAGGAGAATCGAGCTAGCCAAGAAGGCTGTCGCATTGGCCGAGAAAAGGCTTCCCATTGATTTGTGGCCAGAATACTATGATACACGAACTGGAAAATTTATTGGAAAACAATCACGGCTATATCAAACATGGACAATCTCCGGGTTCCTTACATCTAAGATGCTTTTGAAGAAGCCTGAGATGGCATCGATGTTATTCTGGGAGGAGGATTATGAACTACTTGAGATATGTGTTTGTGCACTAAATAAGAGTGGAAGGAGGAAATGCTCCCGTGGTGCTGCCAGGTCACAGATTCTTGTGTGA